In the Engraulis encrasicolus isolate BLACKSEA-1 chromosome 9, IST_EnEncr_1.0, whole genome shotgun sequence genome, one interval contains:
- the LOC134455274 gene encoding uncharacterized protein LOC134455274, with translation MRGGIQRAARTVVTDQIRATVIDHVINHGLSLRQAGERVQPNLPRSTIASIVRTFHRTNRVQRLPRSGGRGRLLNNEQELAIVEMVVANNAMKLREIQARIVQDQEMFQNINSISLTTITRTLDKHRVRMKQLYTVPFDRNSDRVKELRRQYVQRVMELEANQVPHAFIYVDEAGFNLAKRRRRGRNVIGQRATVDAPGQRGANITMCAAIGHTGLLLHKCQVGPYNTERLLAFLDDLYLHLVPQEDDEGDRTFVITWDNVAFHHSQAVTAWFRDHPILVRLFLPPYSPFLNPIEDFFSAWRWKVYDHRPHDRMTLLDAMDAGCRDIAAEDCQGWIRHSKRFFPRCIALEDIRCDVDENMWPNPDDRRD, from the exons ATGCGTGGAGGCATTCAAAGAGCCGCAAGAACAGTGGTAACGGATCAAATCCGTGCTACAGTAATTGACCATGTGATTAACCATGGTCTGTCACTGAGACAGGCAGGTGAAAGGGTGCAGCCCAACTTGCCACGATCAACAATCGCCAGCATTGTTCGCACATTTCATCGAACCAACAG GGTGCAACGTCTTCCTCGCTCTGGGGGAAGAGGAAGGCTCCTCAACAATGAGCAAGAGCTGGCCATCGTGGAAATGGTTGTGGCCAACAATGCAATGAAGTTACGTGAAATTCAGGCCAGAATTGTTCAAGACCAGGAGATGTTTCAAAACATCAACAGTATCAGCCTGACCACCATAACACGCACTCTGGATAAACACAGAGTGCGCATGAAGCAGCTCTACACTGTACCCTTCGATAGAAATAGTGACAGAGTGAAGGAGCTGCGAAGGCAGTATGTGcag AGAGTAATGGAGTTGGAGGCCAACCAGGTTCCTCATGCCTTTATTTACGTCGACGAGGCCGGCTTCAACTTGGCAAAAAGGCGTCGCCGTGGAAGGAATGTCATTGGGCAAAGGGCTACAGTGGATGCACCAGGGCAGAGGGGGGCCAACATCACTATGTGTGCAGCCATTGGACATACAGGTCTGCTTCTGCACAAGTGTCAGGTGGGGCCTTACAACACAGAGCGCCTCCTTGCATTTCTCGATGACCTGTACCTGCACCTGGTTCCACAAGAGGATGATGAGGGTGACAGGACCTTCGTCATCACTTGGGACAATGTGGCTTTTCACCATTCACAGGCGGTGACAGCTTGGTTCAGGGACCACCCAATACTGGTGCGCCTCTTCCTTCCACCATATTCGCCCTTCCTAAACCCAATAGAagattttttttcagcatggAGATGGAAGGTATATGACCACCGGCCCCATGATCGAATGACCCTGTTAGATGCCATGGATGCTGGCTGTAGGGACATTGCAGCCGAAGACTGTCAAGGCTGGATCCGGCACTCAAAACGTTTTTTCCCCAGGTGCATTGCCTTGGAGGACATAAGATGCGATGTGGATGAAAACATGTGGCCAAACCCAGATGACCGTAgagattag